Within Alcaligenes sp. SDU_A2, the genomic segment GTCGTCGTTGGGTACAGGAGCGCTGGAGGTCAGGACCACAGGCGTGTCCGGAGCCAGTGGATCATCCGCGCCTACGTGCGGCACGAAGGCCGTGGATTCAAAGCCCCACAGCAAACGGTCGAAGCGGGCCAACTGGCGTGTGTCCGATACGTACACGACGACCCGTCGGCCTGCCTCGTAGTGCTTGCGCACGACCTCGCAGGCCATGCGCAAGCGATCCGGCGCGCCGAAAGCGAAATCGACGCGGCTCATCCCTAGCGGTCCTGATTCAGCAGGTATTGGACCAGTAAGGGAACCGGACGACCCGTGGCACCCTTATCCTTGCCGCCGCGCCAGGCGGTGCCGGCTACATCGAGGTGTGCCCAGCGATAGGCTTTGGTAAAGCGTGCCAGAAAGCAAGCGGCTGTGACCGAACCGGCCGGTG encodes:
- a CDS encoding DNA polymerase III subunit chi, which gives rise to MSRVDFAFGAPDRLRMACEVVRKHYEAGRRVVVYVSDTRQLARFDRLLWGFESTAFVPHVGADDPLAPDTPVVLTSSAPVPNDDQTWLLNLDTQCPPGFERFTRVLEIVSQRESDRLQARERWRLYQAQGCDVHAHKLDQH